The following are from one region of the Capsicum annuum cultivar UCD-10X-F1 chromosome 1, UCD10Xv1.1, whole genome shotgun sequence genome:
- the LOC107868332 gene encoding uncharacterized protein LOC107868332 isoform X2, which produces MELQLTSLSTTTAISDINKAWHIFALLLSTGRPAQLSELSSKCNLFSASPEYIEFLCSIPNSPIHLTSNYFVTFSKIGFKSTVEFFANADVDVVRGRGEKECITRTYFRKRKRGAGSEVEYPHLGNKRGFFNKFDGKERSQVMMPLPSMAQMIYEQGYVPKGNLSCGINPLTRILSSLARDFNGFYEMFRTCWIIDGSARPSSSGLKSIEYECKNKTERGENSNESNYVHIPICKSKVPSHSLFSSTRSMKVESITDSMLQLNPHPASSLETTFTSTASEMVGNTEKKLNSCINSCTIVDKEMEFLPSAADASVHGFERMSQKENFVEDSEEEPASYPVNHRNVNCTKTHPTKANISPQDDLLEENATKECSTSLLHIDRVKKDKPLQSHAILARTQSFRQKQQGKPVPNSTSFQRDESDHRELRNSKAPKNHKTPSLFLNKEQPRTDPKLILMKLKHKKNYDLDMGINERKENPYEHGDNFVCNSAKNQSEQNQLPNFESYFVEEAEGSGGYGTVYRARRKSDGVKVAIKCPHSNANRTHVHNELKMLQRFGGKNFVIKYEGSFKNGNSDCLVLEHVEHDRPDVLKREMDVSQLRWYGYCMFRALAGLHKQGIVHRDVKPGNFLFSRKVDKGYLIDFNLALDLHQKYGTSDKTKSIHTTSFSGDPIPLAKSLPPIKQRNSTIKLGEDINEEAGKGVKSLIRHKNVKRKADQDKVGSDIAYRSIIKSKCADGSGITSAKDATSNRTPSAERLREPLPRLGRKALIDIAAEVVHQHPNNVDTKGPTSKRKRVAATPGKVENKYVCITPMPLHSSGIAIGGAGLLKGKGDRKQKREGPCVGTKGFRAPEVLFRSTHQGTKLDIWSAGVTLLYFIIGRTPFTGDPDQNIKEIVKFKGSEDLWEVAKLHNRESSFPAV; this is translated from the exons ATGGAACTTCAATTAACTTCACTCTCCACCACCACCGCCATTTCTGATATAAATAAAGCATGGCACATTTTCGCTCTTTTGCTATCAACAGGAAGACCAGCTCAACTATCCGAACTTTCATCTAAATGCAATTTATTCTCCGCTTCGCCGGAATACATCGAATTTCTCTGTTCCATTCCTAATTCTCCGATTCATTTGACGAGTAATTACTTTGTTACTTTTTCTAAAATCGGATTTAAATCAACCGTTGAATTCTTCGCTAATGCGGATGTTGATGTGGTTCGGGGTAGAGGAGAGAAGGAGTGTATAACGAGGACTTATTTTAGGAAAAGGAAAAGAGGAGCTGGGTCGGAGGTTGAGTATCCGCATTTGGGTAATAAAAGAGGATTTTTCAATAAGTTTGATG GTAAGGAAAGAAGTCAAGTGATGATGCCTTTGCCTTCGATGGCACAGATGATTTATGAACAG GGATATGTTCCCAAAGGCAATTTGAGTTGTGGCATAAACCCATTGACAAGAATACTATCGTCATTGGCGCGTGATTTCAATGGATTTTATGAAATGTTCAGAACTTGTTGGATAATTGATGGTAGTGCCAGACCATCAAGTTCTGGACTCAAGAGCATTGAGTATGAATGCAAAAACAAGACAGAGAGGGGAGAGAACAGCAATGAATCAAATTATGTACATATACCTATTTGTAAATCTAAAGTTCCTAGTCATAGCCTGTTCAGCTCCACTAGATCGATGAAAGTTGAAAGTATCACAGATTCCATGCTTCAGTTAAATCCACACCCCGCCAGTTCATTGGAAACCACATTCACCAGTACAGCTTCCGAGATGGTTGGTAATACAGAAAAGaaactaaactcttgcattaatTCCTGTACAATAGTGGACAAAGAAATGGAATTTTTGCCATCTGCAGCTGATGCTTCTGTCCACGGCTTTGAAAGGATGAGTCAAAAGGAAAATTTTGTGGAAGACAGTGAAGAAGAACCCGCTTCTTATCCTGTTAATCATAGAAACGTTAACTGCACTAAAACTCATCCAACAAAGGCGAACATATCACCTCAAGATGATTTACTTGAAGAGAATGCTACCAAGGAATGCTCGACTTCACTTCTCCACATAGATAGAGTGAAAAAAGATAAGCCTCTGCAGAGCCACGCCATCTTAGCGCGCACACAATCTTTTCGTCAGAAGCAGCAGGGAAAACCAGTCCCTAATTCGACATCCTTTCAGAGGGATGAATCAGATCACAGGGAGCTGAGGAATTCCAAGGCACCAAAGAATCATAAAACCCCCAGTCTGTTTCTCAACAAAGAGCAACCCAGAACAGATCCAAAGTTAATCCTTATGAAGCTGAAGCACAAAAAGAACTATGACTTGGATATGGGGATTAATGAGAGGAAGGAAAATCCATATGAACATGGGGATAATTTCGTATGTAACTCTGCAAAA AATCAATCGGAGCAAAATCAGTTGCCTAACTTTGAGTCTTATTTTGTGGAGGAAGCAGAAGGTTCAG GTGGTTATGGGACGGTGTACAGGGCAAGGAGAAAGAGTGATGGAGTGAAGGTTGCAATTAAAT GTCCTCACTCAAATGCTAACAGAACACATGTCCATAATGAGTTAAAGATGCTACAGCGTTTTGG GGGAAAGAACTTTGTAATTAAGTATGAAGGATCATTCAAGAATGGAAATTCTGACTGCCTTGTTCTAGAGCATGTTGAGCATGATAGGCCAGAT GTCTTGAAAAGAGAGATGGATGTTTCCCAGCTGCGGTGGTATGGCTATTGCATGTTCAGGGCACTTGCTGGTTTACATAAACAG GGTATTGTTCATAGAGACGTTAAACCTGGAAActttcttttttcaagaaaggTTGATAAAGGTTACCTTATCGACTTTAACCTTGCCCTG gatctgcaccaaaaataTGGAACGTCAG ATAAGACAAAGTCGATCCATACCACGAGCTTTAGTGGTGATCCTATTCCTCTTGCCAAGTCTCTTCCTCCAATAAAACAGAGAAACTCAACTATTAAACTTGGGGAAGACATCAACGAGGAAGCAGGAAAAGGCGTAAAGTCTCTAATAAGACACAAAAACGTTAAAAGGAAGGCTGACCAAGATAAGGTTGGCAGTGATATTGCATATAGGAGTATTATAAAAAGTAAATGCGCTGATGGTTCGGGGATAACCTCAGCCAAGGATGCCACAAGCAATAGGACTCCATCAGCAGAAAGGTTGAGAGAACCCCTTCCACGTCTTGGTAGGAAGGCGCTGATTGACATAGCTGCGGAAGTAGTACATCAACATCCAAACAATGTAGATACGAAAGGTCCAACTTCCAAGAGAAAGAGGGTTGCTGCAACTCCcggaaaagtagaaaataagtaCGTTTGCATAACTCCAATGCCATTGCATTCATCTGGAATTGCCATTGGTGGTGCTGGTTTACTGAAAGGCAAAG GGGACAGGAAGCAAAAGCGAGAAGGACCCTGTGTTGGAACTAAGGGTTTCAGAGCTCCAGAG GTTCTATTCAGATCTACACATCAAGGTACAAAACTTGATATTTGGTCAGCTGGAGTCACTTTACTCTATTTCATTATTGGCCGAACACCATTTACCGGAGACCCTGACCA GAACATAAAGGAAATTGTGAAATTTAAAGGAAGTGAAGACTTGTGGGAAGTGGCCAAACTACACAACCGAGAGTCTTCATTTCCAGCG GTTTAG
- the LOC107868318 gene encoding vesicle-associated protein 2-1 produces MTGGTPNQLISVSPEELKFQFEPEKQSCCDLKVTNNTDQYVAFKVKTTSPKKYFVRPNTGIVHPGDSCFIRVTLQAQKDYPPDMQCKDKFLLQSTIVNSDADDLPPDTFNRDSGRNVEECKLRVVYASPHSSLGHSENAFSQSSDVNSSQALQHARDERDAVLRQTQQLQQELEMLKRRRNRRSDAGFSVKFALVVGLIGLMAGFLFKLLMSSPSTE; encoded by the exons ATGACTGGTGGTACCCCCAATCAGTTGATATCTGTTAGTCCCGAAGAGCTCAAATTCCAAT TTGAGCCGGAGAAACAAAGCTGTTGTGATCTTAAAGTTACAAACAACACAGATCAGTATGTTGCATTCAAG gTGAAAACTACTTCTCCTAAAAAGTATTTTGTTCGGCCAAATACGGGTATCGTACATCCCGGGGATTCATGTTTTATACGAG TCACCCTTCAAGCTCAAAAGGACTACCCCCCGGACATGCAATGCAAGGACAAGTTCCTCTTACAGAGCACCATTGTGAATAGTGATGCTGATGACCTTCCTCCAGATACT TTTAACAGGGATAGCGGAAGAAATGTAGAGGAGTGCAAGCTTAGGGTTGTTTACGCCTCTCCTCACTCATCCCTGGGACATTCCGAAAATGCGTTTAGCCAAAGTTCTGATGTCAACTCT AGTCAGGCACTGCAGCATGCCAGAGACGAAAGGGATGCAGTTTTACGACAAACACAGCAGCTGCAACAGGAACTG GAAATGCTGAAGAGACGAAGAAATCGGAGAAGTGATGCAGGCTTCTCTGTAAAGTTTGCACTTGTGGTGGGACTCATTGGGTTAATGGCTGGGTTTCTATTTAAACTCTTGATGTCTTCACCTTCTACAGAATAG
- the LOC107868332 gene encoding uncharacterized protein LOC107868332 isoform X1, which translates to MELQLTSLSTTTAISDINKAWHIFALLLSTGRPAQLSELSSKCNLFSASPEYIEFLCSIPNSPIHLTSNYFVTFSKIGFKSTVEFFANADVDVVRGRGEKECITRTYFRKRKRGAGSEVEYPHLGNKRGFFNKFDGKERSQVMMPLPSMAQMIYEQGYVPKGNLSCGINPLTRILSSLARDFNGFYEMFRTCWIIDGSARPSSSGLKSIEYECKNKTERGENSNESNYVHIPICKSKVPSHSLFSSTRSMKVESITDSMLQLNPHPASSLETTFTSTASEMVGNTEKKLNSCINSCTIVDKEMEFLPSAADASVHGFERMSQKENFVEDSEEEPASYPVNHRNVNCTKTHPTKANISPQDDLLEENATKECSTSLLHIDRVKKDKPLQSHAILARTQSFRQKQQGKPVPNSTSFQRDESDHRELRNSKAPKNHKTPSLFLNKEQPRTDPKLILMKLKHKKNYDLDMGINERKENPYEHGDNFVCNSAKNQSEQNQLPNFESYFVEEAEGSGGYGTVYRARRKSDGVKVAIKCPHSNANRTHVHNELKMLQRFGGKNFVIKYEGSFKNGNSDCLVLEHVEHDRPDVLKREMDVSQLRWYGYCMFRALAGLHKQGIVHRDVKPGNFLFSRKVDKGYLIDFNLALDLHQKYGTSDKTKSIHTTSFSGDPIPLAKSLPPIKQRNSTIKLGEDINEEAGKGVKSLIRHKNVKRKADQDKVGSDIAYRSIIKSKCADGSGITSAKDATSNRTPSAERLREPLPRLGRKALIDIAAEVVHQHPNNVDTKGPTSKRKRVAATPGKVENKYVCITPMPLHSSGIAIGGAGLLKGKGDRKQKREGPCVGTKGFRAPEVLFRSTHQGTKLDIWSAGVTLLYFIIGRTPFTGDPDQNIKEIVKFKGSEDLWEVAKLHNRESSFPADLFDMKSMSPMKLREWCSRNTRKSDFLEIIPQSLLDLVDKCLTSNPRLRISAEEALRHDFFAPCYEALRKQRLHRQRLTNDLGSTLTLPENSESCGVL; encoded by the exons ATGGAACTTCAATTAACTTCACTCTCCACCACCACCGCCATTTCTGATATAAATAAAGCATGGCACATTTTCGCTCTTTTGCTATCAACAGGAAGACCAGCTCAACTATCCGAACTTTCATCTAAATGCAATTTATTCTCCGCTTCGCCGGAATACATCGAATTTCTCTGTTCCATTCCTAATTCTCCGATTCATTTGACGAGTAATTACTTTGTTACTTTTTCTAAAATCGGATTTAAATCAACCGTTGAATTCTTCGCTAATGCGGATGTTGATGTGGTTCGGGGTAGAGGAGAGAAGGAGTGTATAACGAGGACTTATTTTAGGAAAAGGAAAAGAGGAGCTGGGTCGGAGGTTGAGTATCCGCATTTGGGTAATAAAAGAGGATTTTTCAATAAGTTTGATG GTAAGGAAAGAAGTCAAGTGATGATGCCTTTGCCTTCGATGGCACAGATGATTTATGAACAG GGATATGTTCCCAAAGGCAATTTGAGTTGTGGCATAAACCCATTGACAAGAATACTATCGTCATTGGCGCGTGATTTCAATGGATTTTATGAAATGTTCAGAACTTGTTGGATAATTGATGGTAGTGCCAGACCATCAAGTTCTGGACTCAAGAGCATTGAGTATGAATGCAAAAACAAGACAGAGAGGGGAGAGAACAGCAATGAATCAAATTATGTACATATACCTATTTGTAAATCTAAAGTTCCTAGTCATAGCCTGTTCAGCTCCACTAGATCGATGAAAGTTGAAAGTATCACAGATTCCATGCTTCAGTTAAATCCACACCCCGCCAGTTCATTGGAAACCACATTCACCAGTACAGCTTCCGAGATGGTTGGTAATACAGAAAAGaaactaaactcttgcattaatTCCTGTACAATAGTGGACAAAGAAATGGAATTTTTGCCATCTGCAGCTGATGCTTCTGTCCACGGCTTTGAAAGGATGAGTCAAAAGGAAAATTTTGTGGAAGACAGTGAAGAAGAACCCGCTTCTTATCCTGTTAATCATAGAAACGTTAACTGCACTAAAACTCATCCAACAAAGGCGAACATATCACCTCAAGATGATTTACTTGAAGAGAATGCTACCAAGGAATGCTCGACTTCACTTCTCCACATAGATAGAGTGAAAAAAGATAAGCCTCTGCAGAGCCACGCCATCTTAGCGCGCACACAATCTTTTCGTCAGAAGCAGCAGGGAAAACCAGTCCCTAATTCGACATCCTTTCAGAGGGATGAATCAGATCACAGGGAGCTGAGGAATTCCAAGGCACCAAAGAATCATAAAACCCCCAGTCTGTTTCTCAACAAAGAGCAACCCAGAACAGATCCAAAGTTAATCCTTATGAAGCTGAAGCACAAAAAGAACTATGACTTGGATATGGGGATTAATGAGAGGAAGGAAAATCCATATGAACATGGGGATAATTTCGTATGTAACTCTGCAAAA AATCAATCGGAGCAAAATCAGTTGCCTAACTTTGAGTCTTATTTTGTGGAGGAAGCAGAAGGTTCAG GTGGTTATGGGACGGTGTACAGGGCAAGGAGAAAGAGTGATGGAGTGAAGGTTGCAATTAAAT GTCCTCACTCAAATGCTAACAGAACACATGTCCATAATGAGTTAAAGATGCTACAGCGTTTTGG GGGAAAGAACTTTGTAATTAAGTATGAAGGATCATTCAAGAATGGAAATTCTGACTGCCTTGTTCTAGAGCATGTTGAGCATGATAGGCCAGAT GTCTTGAAAAGAGAGATGGATGTTTCCCAGCTGCGGTGGTATGGCTATTGCATGTTCAGGGCACTTGCTGGTTTACATAAACAG GGTATTGTTCATAGAGACGTTAAACCTGGAAActttcttttttcaagaaaggTTGATAAAGGTTACCTTATCGACTTTAACCTTGCCCTG gatctgcaccaaaaataTGGAACGTCAG ATAAGACAAAGTCGATCCATACCACGAGCTTTAGTGGTGATCCTATTCCTCTTGCCAAGTCTCTTCCTCCAATAAAACAGAGAAACTCAACTATTAAACTTGGGGAAGACATCAACGAGGAAGCAGGAAAAGGCGTAAAGTCTCTAATAAGACACAAAAACGTTAAAAGGAAGGCTGACCAAGATAAGGTTGGCAGTGATATTGCATATAGGAGTATTATAAAAAGTAAATGCGCTGATGGTTCGGGGATAACCTCAGCCAAGGATGCCACAAGCAATAGGACTCCATCAGCAGAAAGGTTGAGAGAACCCCTTCCACGTCTTGGTAGGAAGGCGCTGATTGACATAGCTGCGGAAGTAGTACATCAACATCCAAACAATGTAGATACGAAAGGTCCAACTTCCAAGAGAAAGAGGGTTGCTGCAACTCCcggaaaagtagaaaataagtaCGTTTGCATAACTCCAATGCCATTGCATTCATCTGGAATTGCCATTGGTGGTGCTGGTTTACTGAAAGGCAAAG GGGACAGGAAGCAAAAGCGAGAAGGACCCTGTGTTGGAACTAAGGGTTTCAGAGCTCCAGAG GTTCTATTCAGATCTACACATCAAGGTACAAAACTTGATATTTGGTCAGCTGGAGTCACTTTACTCTATTTCATTATTGGCCGAACACCATTTACCGGAGACCCTGACCA GAACATAAAGGAAATTGTGAAATTTAAAGGAAGTGAAGACTTGTGGGAAGTGGCCAAACTACACAACCGAGAGTCTTCATTTCCAGCG GATTTATTTGACATGAAATCTATGTCACCAATGAAATTACGAGAGTGGTGTTCAAGAAACACCCGAAAATCAGATTTTCTAGAGATCATTCCACAATCACTTCTCGATCTTGTGGACAAGTGTTTAACCTCAAATCCAAGATTGAGGATTAGTGCAGAGGAAGCCCTCCGGCATGATTTCTTTGCTCCATGCTATGAAGCTTTGAGAAAACAGAGGCTGCATCGTCAAAGGCTCACCAATGACCTAGGATCTACCCTTACTCTACCTGAAAATTCTGAGTCATGTGGAGTATTGTAA
- the LOC107868310 gene encoding 50S ribosomal protein L19-2, chloroplastic, whose translation MGSIVLPQALFVVPRNPTKCIPQKLSVSACVFRTPSQLNVSLFSTSGLCCSKWESRSFVVRAEAESQEEPEVAETEVPEETEVEAEAEGAVAVATEERPAFKPRVKLGDIMGILNKQAIEASDTVRPTPDIRTGDIVEIKLEVPENRKRLSIYKGIVISKQNAGIHTTIRIRRIIAGVGVEIVFPVYSPNIKELKVVKHRKVRRARLYYLRDKLPRLSTFK comes from the exons ATGGGTTCCATTGTTTTGCCTCAG GCATTATTTGTGGTTCCAAGAAACCCCACAAAGTGTATTCCACAGAAGCTTTCAGTTTCTGCCTGTGTTTTCCGAACACCTTCTCAGTTGAATGTATCACTGTTTTCGACTTCTGGGTTGTGCTGTTCAAAGTGGGAAAGTCGCTCTTTTGTTGTTAGAGCTGAGGCTGAATCCCAAGAAGAACCCGAAGTTGCTGAGACAGAGGTCCCCGAAGAAACTGAGGTTGAAGCTGAAGCTGAAGGGGCAGTTGCAGTTGCAACAGAGGAAAGGCCGGCATTTAAGCCGAGAGTTAAGCTTggagatattatgggg ATATTGAACAAGCAAGCAATCGAGGCATCAGATACTGTGAGGCCTACACCAGACATTAGGACTGGTGACATTGTTGAGATTAAATTG GAAGTCCCAGAGAATAGGAAGAGGTTGTCTATATACAAAGGTATAGTGATATCAAAACAGAATGCTGGTATACACACGACGATTCGCATCAGGAGGATTATTGCAGGTGTTGGAGTTGAAATCGTGTTCCCAGT TTATTCGCCAAATATCAAGGAGCTCAAAGTAGTCAAGCATCGAAAAGTCAGGCGGGCAAGATTGTACTATTTGCGCGACAAGCTTCCTAGGCTCTCAACTTTCAAATGA
- the LOC107868342 gene encoding bax inhibitor 1-like (The RefSeq protein has 2 substitutions compared to this genomic sequence), with amino-acid sequence MEGFTSFFESQSASRSRWNYDALKNFHQISPRVQTHLKQVYLTLCCALVASAAGAYLHILWNIGGFLTTLACIGSMVWLLATPPYQEQKRVALLMAAALFEGASIGPLIELGINFDPSIVLGAFVGCGVVFGCFSAAAMLARRREYLYLGGLLSSGVSLLMWLHFASSIFGGAMALFKFEVYFGFLVFVGYIVFDTQEIIEKAHLGDMDYVKHALTLFTDFVAVFVRILIIMLKNAFEKEEKKKKRRN; translated from the exons ATGGAGGGTTTCACGTCGTTCTTCGAATCGCAATCGGCTTCTCGCAGTCGCTGGAATTATGATGCTCTCAAAAACTTCCATCAGATCTCTCCTCGTGTTCAAACTCATCTCAAACAG GTCTACCTCACACTATGCTGTGCTTTAGTCGCATCAGCTGCTGGGGCTTACCTTCACATTCTTTGGAACATCGGTGGCTTCCTCACAACACTGGCTTGCATTGGAAGCATGGTGTGGCTTCTGGCAACTCCTCCTTATCAAGAG CAAAAAAGGGTGGCACTTCTGATGGCAGCTGCACTCTTTGAAGGCGCTTCAATTGGTCCTCTGATTGAACTGGGCATCAACTTCGACCCAAG CATTGTGCTTGGTGCTTTTGTAGGTTGTGGTGTGGTTTTTGGTTGCTTCTCAGCTGCTGCCATGTTGGCAAGGCGCAGGGAGTACTTGTACCTTGGAGGCCTTCTTTCATCTGGTGTCTccctcctcatgtggttgcactTTGCATCCTCCATTTTTGGTGGTGCCATGGCCCTTTTCAAGTTTGAG GTGTATTTTGGTCTCTTGGTGTTTGTGGGCTACATAGTCTTTGACACCCAAGAAATCATTGAGAAGGCTCACTTGGGTGATATGGATTACGTCAAGCATGCACTCACCCTCTTCACAGATTTTGTTGCAGTCTTTGTGCGGATTCTGATCATCATG TTGAAGAATGCATCTgagaaggaagagaagaagaagaagaggagaaactAG